AAAAAAACCTATGAAGAGCGATATGAAGAACGCCTCAGCAGGCTTAAACCAATGTTGGAGATTTATTTCGCATGGATTGAAAAAGAACATGCAATATCACTTCCAAAATCAAGTTATGGCAAAGCAATAAATTATTCATTTAATCATAAGGAAAAGCTGATGAACATACTAAAGGATGGAAGGCTTGAGCTTTGCAACAATCGTGCAGAAAGAGAAATAAAGCCTTTTGCAATAGGTCGAAAAAATTGGTTATTTTCAAACACACCGCAAGGAGCAAGGGCAAGTGCGATTACCTATAGCATAATTGAAACTGCGAAGGAAAACAAATTAATTCCATTTGAGTATTTGAAACTATGCCAAACGTTGATATTACAAAAGAGGACGAACTAAATAAACTGCTTCCATGGTCAAAGGAACTACCGGACAAATGCAGAGCCAAGTTAAAGT
This region of Caloramator mitchellensis genomic DNA includes:
- a CDS encoding IS66 family transposase; this encodes KKTYEERYEERLSRLKPMLEIYFAWIEKEHAISLPKSSYGKAINYSFNHKEKLMNILKDGRLELCNNRAEREIKPFAIGRKNWLFSNTPQGARASAITYSIIETAKENKLIPFEYLKLCQTLILQKRTN